From the genome of Buteo buteo chromosome 4, bButBut1.hap1.1, whole genome shotgun sequence:
CACATTGCAGCCAACACTCTCATAGAATGAAGCTACTATCCCTTCTTTCCCCAAAGGGCCCATCAAAATGTTTCAGGGAGCATGAAATGAGAAAGGGGGGGAATTCTAAAAGCAAATCGTGAGATGGGAGACAGTGCACAGCTCTCAACCAAAGAAGCTTCGGGGTCAGATACGTTTTGTTAAAAACTTACTGGCAAAATAAGAACAGTAGGTGAGTGATACGAGAGCTCCCTCCAAATATGCAGAAGTCCCTGTGCACGTGCAACAGCAACGTACGCATGTGGGTTTAGCTGCCATTGACCTCACCAAAAGAAACATAGCTCTAAACTAGacaaaaagggagggaaaaagagcaaaaatctgTGCCCAGTAAACTGGCACGCCCCTTGCATGGGGCTGCAAACTGCTCTGAGCAAATACCTTGCCCAACATCACTCAATTAACCATTAAAAGCAAATCTAAAGGGTCCCAtctcaaaaagagaaattaaagctGTGCAGAGTGGGAGTTTCATGCACTTAAAGGTTCAGGAGTCAGAGTCAGCCAAAGGATCCTCCCAGCCACAATTTCACACCATAGACCAAGGAAAATCACAACTGCCCTGTTGACACTTTTCAGCAAAAGCACATCAGTCTGTGAGAGATCTCTCACGTGTAAAGTTGGCAGTTAAGGCTCGATTTATAACCTAGGAGAGAAAATGCCATTACAAAGGAGCTGGGTAATCAGTAGACAGTATAATTAATCGTTTTTCTCCTGATGTTCTCCAGCCACAGAAATTCTCACCTCTAATGAGCTGAGGTGTCTGTCAGTTGCTCTGTACTGGCAGCACGCATGTTGGCAAGGTAAATAGGACTggctcccagctgtgctggaacAAAATCCAACAGAGGGAAAGCGGGATACAGTGAGAAACGGGGTATTTGCTTCCTCCCCCATCTCCAAATCAATAGGGAGGCCAACAGAGACACTGTCACCTAGCCAAGGTGCATTCAAGGCCCTGACAGGTCACCATCAAAACTGCCACTGCCTTTTCTTGAGAAAACTGCAGTGAGATCCCCTGAACAGAGCTGTTACCTGCAGCACCCGTACCTCAACCTGCAACTTCATGACAATATTGCTTCCTTTACCTCCTGTTTATGCCATTATTTACAGGGGTGCTTCTGCTGGGCTGTGCTGATGAAAATGCCGGTCCTGCAATTCAGACTTATGCcaagaaaatattctgctggCCTTTCACAACCTTACAAACAATTCCACCTCCTGATTTCATTGCTGGAAACCATACAGCGCACCTCCTCTTCTCATCCATATCAAAGCCTCCAGCTTCATATCTgcacacaattattttcttctcaggtGCTGCGTTGCTCTCCAAGTCTTTTCTCCCCAAACAGACACTCAGGGTCTCCCAGGACACAAAAGatgctcatttttccttttcattaccaCGGCAAGCAAATCTATAGAGgccaaaaaaggaaaggaagaatttgCTTCTCTCTAACTTGCCTGCTAGAGAAACAAATCATCTCTGTGGCACCCACAAACCCTAAtagtagaaaacaaaatgtgcacAGGAGTATATACAAGGGAGGTATGTCacactatattaaaaaatttcCAGAATCAGTTGCTTCAAGGGTAAAGAAAGCCATGAGGGTCTAGCGGACTGCTGAATTTCTGTCTACCACATACATCAGCACGGTACAAAATCGTTGTCAGCACTGGAAAATTGCCCATCACGTGAGCAGGTTTAGCAGACGATGAGTTACAGGACATGGGTACAAATCCAGCAGGCCTGGAGAGCAAAAACACGCCGGGGAGCAGCACGCGGCATCCATGCAGACATGGTTCCCTTGGCAACAGGAGAAAACACCTTAAAAATGCTCAGAAGTGTTGTGCTGcacacactcccccccccccccccgttaccCTGGCTCGCGGTCCACATGCTGCGATATAATCCAGGCTGTCCCCAGACAATGCAGCCCTCAGCTCATGATTATCACTGCGCAGCGCTCAGAAGCCTGGGAGGCACACGTATGTGCTCAGCCAGAACGACTGTCACATTCATCACatgtgctgccagcagcatccAGCGGCACTGGCTTTAACCGTCCCTCTCCGTCCCATTCCGCCTTTTCCTCGTgcaacaggttaaaaaaaagtgaccCTACAGGAGAGGGGTGGGTGGTTCACGAGTGGATGCACCACCGCTTCGGCATGCGGGGCTTCAAAGACACCCTATTTTAGCATCCCCCGAGCCCCACGGCCCCACAGGGTCCCGCAGGCGGGTGACCGCTGCCGGGCAGCATTGGGAAAGGGCAGCATTGGGAAAGTCTCGGGCAGCAGTTTGTCGTGGGTGGACCCGGCCCCCTCGCCacgcctcccgccgccccggacAAGCCGCGGTTCAACCGGGCGACGGTACGGCATCCGCCACCCAGCCTGCACCGGGGACGGAGGCCAACGGAGAGCCACGGGCGATGGTAAGTCGCTGCTGGGAAATCCGGCTGTTGCTTTGCAGGCGGTGGCAAAAGACAGGGCAGGAAGGTTTCGGCGGCGGCTCCAGCCTCttctgggaggcaggagggaagggagaaaggagcagAGCTCTACGCTGTGGTTAATAAGTAACGCAGGGAGCTCTTTCGGCTGCTGCTGAACTACCAAAGCCAGCGCTCTCCAGGCTCGGTTCCTCTGcgagggggagggaaagggtcCGTCAGCAAGGCTGCGCTGCCAGCCTGACACCCGCTCCAATTCTGCATGGCAAGCATGGCCCCCACGCGTGCCCTGTCTGCACAGCCCATGCAACCCACCCTGGCCGGCTGGAAATCAGCTTTTTCAGGGCAGTGGAGGGGACAGAGGCAAAAGACCGTGGGCCTTGTGGCATACCTCgttccagccctgcctgcaggtcCTGCTCCcgccagggctgtcccctttACCTTCTCCTAGGTGACAAGCCACCCTTAAAAGGGAGGATGTTTGAGCAGAGAGGGTTGTTCCATCTCCAAAAAGCACAAAGCTATCCCAATTTCCCATGCTGGTTCTTTTCCCTCAGTTGCACAATGCATCTACTTGGTTTcctgctggcaaaaaaaaaaaaaatcccaatggCTTGGCAGTTGAGagccagcaaaagaaaacaaaataaatttcccTAATGAGAAGAGTGTGTTTTAAAGGAGTAAGTGCACATGAAAGCATTAACATGCCATACCGACAAAAACAGCAGGCTGGCCAATGTgctggggtggaggaggagggaaagggaaagaagcaggGGTGGAGGGCACCGAGGGTGCTCTGGGCAGAGAGTTCACCATCACAAGACACAGCCGGCGGGGCTGGCTTTTGTGCGGTCCATTGGCCAAACCTCAGCCTGGCCATGCTTCCCACTGGTGCTGGGctctcagagaggagctggaCTTGGAAAAAGCCCCGGGACCCATCCTCCCGTGTAGTCACGACACAGAAAATTGTTCAGAGAACAATTAAGCCGCATCCCTCCCAAGCAGGCTGGTTTCCTGCTCTGCCCAGGGGAGGCTGGCTTGGAACCCAGCCTGTGCCTTGTCCATAGCCCTCCGCTCCAAGCAAGCAACAGCTCCAGCTTTACACAGCCTTTCCTCTCTTTAGCACCGATACCCGAACAAGCCGTTTCAGCCCCTGGTTCCCATCTGAAtcccccccagggcagcccccatgggtgcccccctgCCAGAGGCCCCACGCAGAGCCAGCCTCTGTCCCCACTTTATCCAGTTGCTAAGCTACCTGCGCCAGCTTATCACACCATCAGCACAGAAGGGCAACGGCTGAGGGTTTATTGCGAGGGTTTAATGCGCTGAGCCGTGTTTACTCACTATCTTCCCTCCAAACCCAGAGCTTGGGAAGGGACAGGGTTGACATTAGCAGGGGGGTGGCAGAGCTGGCGCTGGCAGGGGGCCATCTGAAACGCCGCACAAACTGAAGGGCAGCACGGATGGTTTGACCAGCAAGCAGCGAGGCTGGAGCGCGCACAGGCGAGGAAGGTTTTCCTCAAACATCATGCAAGAGGGAGAGCGTGCAGCTGCGATGGCGGGGGGACAGGAACCATCCCGgctgagccagccctgagccaAGGTTCGGCATGCACCTTGGCACTCTCCATTTCATGAAGTGCTCTGCAGCTGACAGCTTTCTCCAAGTATAAAGGTCATGGCTGTGCAGACAGGTCGGGACCCACACAGCTTAGCAGACCCAGCAACATGGGAATAGGGCATCAATCTCTCTAATCTTCCTCAAAACATGCAAAACCAAATAAGAACCCATAAAACATCAGCTCCGTGGCTGgttctttggttttgtacagCCTGCGAGTACGTAAACTACAGGGAAGGATGATTTGCCTTAGTTGCTCAGCTGTTTAAGATGCCACTTCTGAGCATCAATGCCCAAGCAAAGTGTCTCAAGGGGCTGCTGACCAAACACCCCCAAGAAACAGTGGGCCGTATTTGTTGAGACTCACATCTAACTTGCCACACTTTGCTCTACAGcacataaaggaaaacaaattgcaaaGATATGTTGGTCTTTGTCCTCGAGAAACAATCAACTGGAAGGATCAGATCACCCACTAGGAAAGAATTTTAATTGCCAGAACATAACCTTTCAGAGAGAGCAATACCCCCACGGCACTCACTCCTGCCTTCTCCACTAAGCCAGAAGATACACTGTCTCAGGCAGCCCCCATCCCCAAGAACTCTATTTTAGTTTCATCTTCGCCTATATTCACTCCCCAAAGCCAAGAAGAACTGCtgcttccccacccccaccccttaacaaacaaacaacagcagCTCTACCCAACTGCCAGAAGACAATGCTAAATCACAATCCCTCCCTGTGCCCTTTGTTACTCACAGACAGAAAGAGCCTCTTAAAACTCCATCTTAACATAAGGGagattgaaaaggaaaaggagctgaACTCCAATTTAGTGTGACTCATCTCTCTGATTCACACCACTTCTTTCTCCTCTAAAGCAGGCTTCCAGTGCAGATGACCTGCAAATAAAGACCTCCCGATTCAGAAAGATATTTCACAAACCTCAAAAGCAAGCAATTCTCAGTTCTAGAAGCCATCACAgaatttcagggttttttttccagaaaaaatgtAATCTATTTGGGAGCTTAACCTCACACAGCCATCATTTCTTAGTACCTCAGGTTACAATGAATACATACATACAGTGGTAAAGGGGTAGGTGTTGCGAGTCAGAGGACAAAAGCGACAAGCTGGACTTCACTTGACCTAGGTACATGCAGGATGTACCCAGGGCAGGGAGCAAAGGACAGCATTGATATCCCCTATCATCAGCACACCCCAATTCAGGTCCACATACACACTCTAACCCTCCCatccaggctgcagctgcctccATGGACCCGTAACTCCACAGCCCATGGGATGCCTTGCAGCTTTGAACATCCACTTCATCCTACCTCTGCCATGCTGAtctgctcctcttccctttcctttctgcgGTGTCAGGCAGGAAAAGCCCACAGGCTGAGCACGGAGGagagggagcagctgctgccaaacCTGAGAGCTGTGGGGTGGAATGAGGTGGAAGGCAGAGATGCCATCTTCAAAGAGTTCCACTTCAAGGACTTCAACCGGGTATGAGCATCAGTGGTACAGAGTTTTACAAAGCGGGAGACCTGGTTTGCACAGCAGGGAGTCAGTCCCATGTGCAAGGCTCAGCCAAAGAAACCCATCCGTGTTTCTACTGAAATGTAATGGCTGAGCAAGATAACCTGCTCAAGACACCAAAGTGCTTGACCCAGCACACAGTTTGTCTGGGAAAAGCTCCCCAAAAAGAGGAGAACCCATAGAAAAGCCAAACAAAGATACAGAACATCTCAGGCCTTGCATTTGGTTGGGTTACCTAGAAACATGCAGTGTAAAATTAATAGTAATGGGGTGAAAAACAGTATTGCAGGGTAAGCAATTCAGAGCTAACTTTTCTTCTTACTCCCCTGGGCAGGCCTTTGGCTTCATGACCAGAGTGGCTCTACAGGCAGAAAAACTGGATCACCACCCTGAATGGTTCAATGTGTACAATAAGGTAAGAAACAGGGATGGTGGGGGCAAACAGAGCTCTTCAGGGTGCAGATCCCTTTTTTGAGGCATAAACCACCAGCAGCAAGTCCTGTTCAGATCAGCAGGACTTCTTGCCTCATGCTATTCCCTTGGCATACCACAGGCAGCCTACAGCTATTGCTTACAgatcctttcctcctccttttttgaCCTGTCCGGCTCAGCAGTAGCTGCCTGTAGGCCAGCACcagggttgctttttttaaatcagtgtcaGAAGTAGCAGCAAGGCAAAAAACTTCTGGAGAAAGAGCGAGTTGAAAAGTGGGCACAGCCAGCTGCTGTGACCAAGGCAGGGGTGGCAGTGGCAGCCTGTGGCCAGAACAAGctgtaggaagaagaaaaccaggcaAAGTGCCAGACCACCTCTCCCACCCCGGGAAATTTTGCTAATGAGTCTGGAGAAAGTAATAGCGCTACCTGCCTCATCAGATGCGAACTGTCTGCAGCACTGGGGGAAACCGTTCCTGCTCTTTCTGCCAGCAACACTTggtcagtctgtctgtctggtTTAGGTTCACATCACCTTGAGCACGCACGAGTGCGGAGGCTTATCGGAGCGAGACATCAACTTGGCCAGCTTCATCGAGCAGGTTGCAGCTTCTCTCTCCTGACTAGAGAGAGACACATGAAGCCAAAAATCAACTCTGCTGCTGCCACGACCCGCATCTTGCCTGGATGGCTGCACCTAGAACCTTCTCCCACTTCCAAGCTAGTTCCTGGATCCAGACTGCCTAACACCATGCCAAACTCCCTGCCGCAGCTCAGACAGATGGAGGCATTTCTTGGGCACCGTGCATACGTATCAATCTCTGATCTTGTCGCTTCCATTCTTAAACCCTTTGTTAGCTGTGCACTACCAGCTCGCAAACCACTGAGCCTCTGGGGCTTTCAGCAGATGTGCCCTTTTAGCCAGTCATGTTACACAACCGCACCAGTAAATCTTTCCAGAGCTTGACCCCATCCAGCCACTGTGTTATTGCTTCTTACCTACTGGAATACGCTTTCTACCTAAAATGTGGTACGTGAACCCTTTGGTTTCTCTCTAACATACCAGCAACTGTGATGTGCAATTTGGTTATTACTGTAACCTCCCTCTAGCAGTATTATAAGCGGGCATGTGATCTCACCCCTATTGTAACCAGTCTTTAGTACGATACCAACTCAAAATGTTTACAATAAATGTCTTGGTTAACCTGATGTCAGTTTGGAAGGAGGCCTCACTGTCAAAATCACACCAACAGATTTTCCCAAGGCAGGTAGTGGCCTGACTGCTCTCAAGAAGGTGCTTCTGCCATTGAAAAGCTTCTTCATAAAGCAACGTGGAGAAATGGCACATGCCTTTGCAGGCCTGCACCTCAAAGTGAACGGGGTCTGAAAGAGAATGATTTTATCAAAGCCAGAGCAGATCAGATAAAAACTGCTTGTGCTAAAATCAGAAGCATACCATAGCCAAGGCACAAACACAGGGAAGGCACAAAAGCAGTGCAGCAATAGGCTGGGGGCTGCTTATGGTGGAATACCTCCCAAAAGAGGTTGTAGGTGGATTTGGTGGTGTAAGATCTTCACTCCAGTAACACAGTGATCTCGGCATTCAGGGAGTCTGCAGCAAAATTGCTGTGGGTTTGGTACAACAGGAACAATTTGCTGTGAAACTAACACTAGTTGCTTTCAGCAAAACAGTCTGGGAGAAAAACTACAAACACCCAattcaggtcttttttttttttttaaaccctttaAGGTTCTACAAAGTATTAAGAGAAAATCCATAGCTCTTAAATGACAATTTTCAGCATCCTTGAACATCGCACACAAGACATACCCACGGACACCATCTTTATCTTGACAGAATGAAAGAGCAGCCCTCGGGCAGTTAGTAAGATTCATAAACCATTCTCCCTGGTACAGACTAGGCTGTGCACAAGCAAAGACCAGGAGCAATAGGTCCTCATTCATTCAAATGAacattgaaacagaaaaataagagttCAATGAGCCTAGATAGCTAAATGCACCATTTTAATACAAACTAGGCCCATTTTCACCATCTCTTCAGCTATTTCAGCCTACAGTTTTACAGTGGCAAATTAGAGCAATACAGAATACTATCATCAGATGAACTTGTCCCACTTGCTCATTAAAAAGTCAATGTGTATTTACTGGGCAAGATGTTACTGTGTTGTACGCAACCCTtccactcccccctcccccaagtCATCAGAAAAGTGCAGATGAAATCCATGGCATGAAGACACACATCTCTTCTTAGTCCATCCCATTGGATATTCTTCAGTCTAGTACCTAAGAGCACACAAATCCCTTGGGAGTGCTTTGTACAAGCAACAAATTGAGTGTCTCATTTGAAAAACCTGACAGTCAGAAATCTCACAGGAATTAATAGTCACAAAGATCCCTCCAGGTCTAAAGTACCATCCAGTTTCAAATCATAATCCAGTCcataaaattcttcttttttgtcttttaaataattatacAGCCTGTTAATCGCACCGTTTTCCTAAGACCATTTGGCATGATAAAGGAGATGCAGATTACATTAGATGACAAGGATGAATAAAGACTACACACCGGTAAATTACAGTGGCCTATTCCGGACCAGAAGATTACATTTACAGTATAGAACAAATACACATAAAACAATTAAACCCACAACTATTACTAGTAAAGTGAAGCCCAGAATGGAATACATTGACTTACAAATACAAATCTTCAAATACAtccaaaaatctgaaatggaaCGCTGATCTGTTAGATCCATCTACTTCCTCGGAGGAAAATGCAatcagggaagagaagggagttTCTCTCTCCTTTACCCCACCCCAATCCAtcccctctttcttttaaagcGGAAACAAAAAGAGTAcctcccttttttgttttgtttttttttcaaaaatctcaGTTCAAAAGAGAACCATCACAGTAGCCAGACACTTAAGACTGTCTCCAAAGTACTGCAAACTCAGAGATGCAGTAATGGTCACATTGGCAAGACATTAACAGAATAAACAGGTCCAACATAAATGCTGACTGCCAGAGCTGGTAACACCATCAAGAGACTATCAGGCAATTCAAATGCGGTGTTTTCAAAAGGGCTCAGAGACATGCATAAAGTCATCAATTTAAGGGCAGATGGCCAAAATACTTTTGTCCCCTAGCACTGAGAATAAACCTGTTAAAAAGCAAGTATCCTTCCCACAATCACTGGGCCTGGTAAGTAACCTTCTCATTCGGTATAATTATTGTGCAAGTGTGTGCTTCAGCTGTGTTAAGCCAGTGAGGGTCAGCTTCAGGCTAACAAGCCCACTACAGCAGAGAGACAGACGCCTTCAGACACCCTGCATAAGACTGTGCAAATGTGGCACAAAGTCTCCTCCCGAGTGTTGAACTCTGCCTGGGAAACTCTTGGTAGCATGCAAAAAGCTGAGAGGAAACACGTGGGAAAGCCCTACAGGAGTAACTCCACCACTGTTTAATAACTCAAGAGATTCTAGCTTGTCCTCAAGGCCACAACTGCCTCACAAGTTGCACTGGGAAAACTCTCTCACCATAAAAACTGTGGAGAAAAATATGAAGGGTGAGCCATATGCCCAAGGCTTGAATACCTCCAACTTGCTGCATCCTATCTATCATCTACCTCTCAGAGCTACACCAGCATCTTTGTAATACTGTGAAGGGACTTGGCTCAATACAACTACTATTCTACCTTATAGGCAAGCATACTTTCTCTGAGGCCAGTCTccctttgaggtttttttttcagtatagtACCATAAGGAAACAACCACAGGAAAGGTTGTGGTCAACAGCTGAACCCTCAAATCCTCCCTGGCATCCcacaaaaaaagccagagaagCGTCAAGGCACAATGGTGAATGCCCTTTTGAGAATGTGCCTTAAAAGAATCAGTGCAAAGAGCAGAGATTACTACTGTTACAAAAGTCACCTTTTTATACTAAAAGATCATGGTAAAAAAAGGTCAGCTTTGGTGCCATCCGTTTGCACATGAAGTCCCTAGCCGTGACACATGCCAGGGCCTGACTGACTCTACTACAGCCTTGTGAGATAGTGCAAAACCTTCAAGTTATGAACAGCGAAATCACTGTTTTGCACATCCCTCCAGAATTGTGCAAGGTACAACAAAAGCACTCTAGGTGGTAAACGCATGTCTTCTAGAAGAGGGAGGGAAGCGAAACAGTTACTATGTACCTAGGATTTTCAGTACAATCCAGTTCCTCTCCCTATACCACCCGCTTGGCTTCTATTTCTGCTGTTATTCAAACTAAGAGATTCCAGAAAAGGATTTTGcgttgcatttttttcccctcagcagATGTCGATTGCAGTCTCACTGAGGTCTCCAGAGGGGACTTCAAAAAGAGTACATGACCATCTTTCCTTTGCCAGTTTATCGGCTCTGCATTACATAGATATAAGGCTTCCAGCACAGTTCATTAAATGCAGTAGCTTGGAGGAATactcaaaagaaagcaaaattttcaatttattttctgccttcaaCTTCTGCGAAGATTGAAGCTTTGGAACACAACATGAGAACTCAAATCTAACACTTGGCTGGACACCAGCTGAATACCAGGTctgaggagaagaaacagcaaggaaTGAAGTGACGTGCAGAATACCTGAGGAATTGGAGTTGTGGAATGGACATTCAATTCACCATCAACAGTCATGATGAAAATaggca
Proteins encoded in this window:
- the PCBD1 gene encoding pterin-4-alpha-carbinolamine dehydratase; protein product: MAGKAHRLSTEEREQLLPNLRAVGWNEVEGRDAIFKEFHFKDFNRAFGFMTRVALQAEKLDHHPEWFNVYNKVHITLSTHECGGLSERDINLASFIEQVAASLS